The following proteins come from a genomic window of Malus domestica chromosome 02, GDT2T_hap1:
- the LOC103431589 gene encoding peroxiredoxin Q, chloroplastic-like, giving the protein MASLSVPKQPAFPSLLPTQTPKGYPSSQTLPIASGSSHSKFYGLRFSTSSTLPIPSSSSGKMFISAKVDKGTVPPAFTLKDQDGKTVSFSKFKGKPVVLYFYPADESPSCTKQACAFRDSYEQFKKAGAEVVGISGDDPSSHKEFAKKNRLPFTLLSDEGNKVRKEWGVPSDLFGALPGRQTYVLDKNGVVQLIYNNQFQPEKHIDETLKLLQSL; this is encoded by the exons ATGGCCTCTCTCTCTGTTCCCAAGCAGCCAGCCTTCCCCTCTCTACTCCCCACCCAAACTCCCAAAGGCTACCCATCTTCCCAAACCCTCCCAATTGCCTCCGGCTCTTCACATTCTAAATTCTATGGCCTCAGGTTCTCCACTTCTTCCACTCTGCCAATCCCTTCATCTTCCTCTGGCAAGATGTTCATTTCTGCTAAG GTGGACAAGGGTACGGTTCCACCAGCCTTCACGTTGAAAGATCAGGATGGAAAAACTGTGAGCTTCTCCAAATTTAAGGGAAAGCCTGTGGTTCTCTATTTCTACCCTGCTGATGAGAGCCCTAGCTGCACCAAACAG GCTTGTGCTTTCAGAGATTCTTACGAGCAGTTTAAGAAGGCCGGCGCCGAGGTTGTAGGGATTAGCGGTGATGACCCATCATCGCACAAG GAGTTTGCAAAGAAGAACAGACTTCCGTTCACATTACTCAGCGATGAGGGTAACAAGGTGAGGAAAGAATGGGGAGTGCCGTCGGATCTGTTTGGGGCGTTGCCAGGGAGACAGACATATGTTCTGGACAAGAATGGGGTGGTTCAACTCATCTACAACAACCAGTTCCAGCCCGAGAAGCATATCGACGAAACTCTCAAACTACTTCAAAGCCTCTAA
- the LOC114819751 gene encoding respiratory burst oxidase homolog protein E-like isoform X1 — protein MASTASSSAKRSSYTPGFELPSSPSPVGGAMLPKFLRDLSQDLVEVTLELDDDDDDGSIVVCSVAPANDDLTAAAENEILRRSLSATSRSVRRTFGWLKSASSRTTASNSESVVEFTLSAREGRRMKAKLQRTRSSAQRALNGLRFISKTTAGGTDAAEQWQQVEARFESLAKDGLLARADFGECIGMGDSEEFAVGIFDALARRRRQKITKITIEELRDFWLQISDSSFDARLQIFFDMADSNDDGRITSEGVQELITLSASANKLSKLKEQAEEYASLIMEELDPENFGYIELWQLEALLLQRDVYINYSRPLSTASVTWSQNTSSLKPKNLVRRLSRSLQCLALENWRRGWILLLWVVAMASLFVWKFYRYRKNRATFQVMHYCLPVAKGAAETLKLNMALVLLPVCRNTLTWLRSTRARSFIPFDDNINFHKIIAFAIAIGITIHAGNHLACDFPRLVNSSPEKFAPLSSDFHDKKPTYEFLLTGTEGATGILMVILIAISFTLAAHRFRRNMVRLPAPFNKLTGFNAFWYSHHLLGLVYILLIIHGSCLYLAHNWYEKTTWMYICVPLLLYVAERSLRTCRSKHYSVKMLKVSVLPGNVISLIMSKPPGFKYKSGQYIFLQCPTISPFEWHPFSITSAPGDEYLSVHIRTVGDWTRELKRAIAEEDDSSVVHPARFAQMRNIDQRGQPRLFVDGPYGAPAQDYQHYDVLLLVGLGIGATPFISILRDLLDRARTAEEQMDSNTETSRSDDSLSSFMSSSLTPGDKKKSQKTTNAHFYWVTREPGSFEWFKGVMDEVAEMDHRGQIELHNYLTSVYEEGDARSTLITMVQALNHAKHGVDILSGTRVRTHFARPDWKQVFTKIASKHPYSTVGVFYCGMPMLAKELKVLSHELSQKTTTRFEFHKEYF, from the exons ATGGCGTCGACGGCGTCGTCTAGCGCGAAGCGGTCGAGTTACACCCCTGGGTTTGAGTTACCCTCCTCGCCGTCACCGGTCGGCGGCGCAATGCTGCCGAAGTTTCTCAGAGACCTCAGCCAGGACTTGGTCGAAGTCACATTGGAGctcgacgacgacgacgacgacggcTCAATTGTCGTGTGCAGCGTCGCTCCCGCAAACGACGACTTGACGGCGGCGGCGGAGAACGAGATTTTACGGAGGAGTCTGTCCGCGACGTCGAGGAGTGTACGGAGGACGTTCGGGTGGCTGAAATCGGCGTCTTCGAGGACGACGGCGTCAAATTCGGAATCGGTGGTGGAGTTCACTCTGTCGGCTCGCGAGGGGAGGAGGATGAAGGCCAAGCTTCAACGGACCAGATCGAGCGCGCAAAGAGCTCTCAACGGTCTTAGATTCATCAGCAAGACGACTGCCGGAGGAACTGACGCGGCGGAGCAATGGCAGCAAGTGGAGGCGAGGTTCGAGTCGCTCGCTAAGGACGGCTTGCTCGCCAGAGCAGACTTCGGCGAATGTATAG GGATGGGGGACTCGGAGGAGTTTGCGGTGGGGATATTTGATGCATTGGCGAGGCGGCGGCGGCAGAAGATAACCAAAATTACGATAGAGGAGCTTCGTGACTTTTGGTTGCAAATTTCCGACAGCAGCTTCGACGCGCGCCTTCAAATCTTCTTTGACAT GGCGGATAGCAATGACGATGGAAGAATCACGAGTGAAGGAGTTCAAGAG CTTATAACGCTCAGTGcttctgcaaacaagctatcgAAGCTCAAAGAACAAGCTGAAGAGTATGCTTCATTGATAATGGAAGAACTCGATCCTGAAAATTTCGGTTACATCGAG TTATGGCAATTGGAAGCACTGCTTCTACAAAGAGACGTGTACATAAACTACAGCAGACCATTGAGCACAGCAAGTGTAACTTGGAGTCAGAACACCAGTTCCTTGAAGCCCAAGAATCTGGTCCGGAGACTGAGCCGTTCACTTCAGTGTCTCGCACTCGAGAATTGGCGGCGTGGTTGGATTTTACTGTTGTGGGTCGTTGCAATGGCTTCCCTTTTTGTATGGAAATTCTACCGGTACAGAAAAAATAGGGCTACATTTCAGGTCATGCATTATTGCTTGCCAGTGGCCAAAGGGGCTGCAGAGACTCTCAAGCTTAACATGGCTCTCGTCCTCCTACCAGTCTGTCGAAACACGCTGACATGGCTTCGGTCCACAAGAGCCAGGTCCTTCATCCCATTTGATGACAACATTAATTTCCACAAG ATTATTGCATTTGCTATAGCAATTGGAATAACCATTCACGCCGGGAACCATTTGGCGTGCGACTTTCCTCGCCTGGTAAACTCTTCGCCGGAAAAATTTGCACCACTATCCTCGGATTTCCATGACAAAAAGCCCACCTATGAATTCCTACTCACCGGAACTGAAGGCGCGACTGGAATTTTGATGGTGATTTTAATAGCtatctccttcacactagcagCTCATAGATTTCGGAGGAACATGGTGAGACTTCCTGCGCCCTTCAACAAGTTGACTGGGTTTAATGCATTCTGGTATTCTCACCATCTGCTAGGTCTTGTATACATTTTGCTAATCATCCATGGAAGCTGCTTGTATTTAGCCCACAACTGGTACGAGAAAACG ACATGGATGTACATCTGTGTTCCGTTGTTGCTCTATGTAGCGGAGCGCAGTCTGAGAACATGTAGATCGAAGCATTATTCAGTTAAGATGTTAAAG GTTTCGGTCCTCCCCGGAAATGTGATTAGCTTaatcatgtccaaaccacctggATTTAAGTACAAAAGTGGGCAGTACATATTTCTTCAATGCCCTACAATCTCCCCATTTGAATG GCATCCATTTTCCATTACCTCCGCACCAGGAGACGAGTACCTCAGCGTTCACATCCGAACAGTAGGAGACTGGACTCGAGAATTGAAACGAGCCATAGCGGAGGAAGATGATTCATCTGTAGTTCATCCAGCAAGATTTGCTCAGATGCGAAATATCGATCAGAGAGG CCAACCCAGATTGTTTGTTGACGGTCCATATGGGGCGCCAGCGCAGGACTACCAGCACTACGATGTCTTGCTCCTCGTGGGGCTTGGGATTGGAGCTACCCCTTTTATAAGCATTCTTCGAGATCTTCTTGACAGAGCAAGAACAGCAGAAGAACAAATG GATTCAAATACAGAAACTAGTAGATCAGACGACAGCCTGAGTAGTTTTATGTCTTCAAGTTTGACGCCCGGTGACAAGAAGAAATCTCAGAAGACTACAAATGCTCACTTCTACTGGGTTACCAGAGAGCCTGGATCTTTTGAGTGGTTTAAAGGAGTCATGGACGAGGTTGCAGAAATGGATCACAGA GGTCAGATTGAGCTACACAACTATCTTACAAGTGTCTACGAAGAGGGTGATGCTAGGTCGACTCTAATCACCATGGTCCAAGCTCTCAACCACGCCAAACATGGTGTAGACATCCTATCTGGCACCCGA GTAAGAACTCACTTTGCAAGACCAGACTGGAAACAAGTGTTTACCAAGATAGCTTCCAAGCATCCGTATTCAACAGTCG GGGTATTCTACTGTGGGATGCCAATGTTGGCAAAGGAGCTGAAGGTGCTATCACATGAACTCAGCCAGAAGACAACGACACGGTTTGAATTCCACAAGGAGTATTTCTAA
- the LOC114819751 gene encoding respiratory burst oxidase homolog protein E-like isoform X2, translating to MASTASSSAKRSSYTPGFELPSSPSPVGGAMLPKFLRDLSQDLVEVTLELDDDDDDGSIVVCSVAPANDDLTAAAENEILRRSLSATSRSVRRTFGWLKSASSRTTASNSESVVEFTLSAREGRRMKAKLQRTRSSAQRALNGLRFISKTTAGGTDAAEQWQQVEARFESLAKDGLLARADFGECIGMGDSEEFAVGIFDALARRRRQKITKITIEELRDFWLQISDSSFDARLQIFFDMADSNDDGRITSEGVQELITLSASANKLSKLKEQAEEYASLIMEELDPENFGYIELWQLEALLLQRDVYINYSRPLSTASVTWSQNTSSLKPKNLVRRLSRSLQCLALENWRRGWILLLWVVAMASLFVWKFYRYRKNRATFQVMHYCLPVAKGAAETLKLNMALVLLPVCRNTLTWLRSTRARSFIPFDDNINFHKIIAFAIAIGITIHAGNHLACDFPRLVNSSPEKFAPLSSDFHDKKPTYEFLLTGTEGATGILMVILIAISFTLAAHRFRRNMVRLPAPFNKLTGFNAFWYSHHLLGLVYILLIIHGSCLYLAHNWYEKTTWMYICVPLLLYVAERSLRTCRSKHYSVKMLKVSVLPGNVISLIMSKPPGFKYKSGQYIFLQCPTISPFEWHPFSITSAPGDEYLSVHIRTVGDWTRELKRAIAEEDDSSVVHPARFAQMRNIDQRGQPRLFVDGPYGAPAQDYQHYDVLLLVGLGIGATPFISILRDLLDRARTAEEQMCIDHELGFKYRN from the exons ATGGCGTCGACGGCGTCGTCTAGCGCGAAGCGGTCGAGTTACACCCCTGGGTTTGAGTTACCCTCCTCGCCGTCACCGGTCGGCGGCGCAATGCTGCCGAAGTTTCTCAGAGACCTCAGCCAGGACTTGGTCGAAGTCACATTGGAGctcgacgacgacgacgacgacggcTCAATTGTCGTGTGCAGCGTCGCTCCCGCAAACGACGACTTGACGGCGGCGGCGGAGAACGAGATTTTACGGAGGAGTCTGTCCGCGACGTCGAGGAGTGTACGGAGGACGTTCGGGTGGCTGAAATCGGCGTCTTCGAGGACGACGGCGTCAAATTCGGAATCGGTGGTGGAGTTCACTCTGTCGGCTCGCGAGGGGAGGAGGATGAAGGCCAAGCTTCAACGGACCAGATCGAGCGCGCAAAGAGCTCTCAACGGTCTTAGATTCATCAGCAAGACGACTGCCGGAGGAACTGACGCGGCGGAGCAATGGCAGCAAGTGGAGGCGAGGTTCGAGTCGCTCGCTAAGGACGGCTTGCTCGCCAGAGCAGACTTCGGCGAATGTATAG GGATGGGGGACTCGGAGGAGTTTGCGGTGGGGATATTTGATGCATTGGCGAGGCGGCGGCGGCAGAAGATAACCAAAATTACGATAGAGGAGCTTCGTGACTTTTGGTTGCAAATTTCCGACAGCAGCTTCGACGCGCGCCTTCAAATCTTCTTTGACAT GGCGGATAGCAATGACGATGGAAGAATCACGAGTGAAGGAGTTCAAGAG CTTATAACGCTCAGTGcttctgcaaacaagctatcgAAGCTCAAAGAACAAGCTGAAGAGTATGCTTCATTGATAATGGAAGAACTCGATCCTGAAAATTTCGGTTACATCGAG TTATGGCAATTGGAAGCACTGCTTCTACAAAGAGACGTGTACATAAACTACAGCAGACCATTGAGCACAGCAAGTGTAACTTGGAGTCAGAACACCAGTTCCTTGAAGCCCAAGAATCTGGTCCGGAGACTGAGCCGTTCACTTCAGTGTCTCGCACTCGAGAATTGGCGGCGTGGTTGGATTTTACTGTTGTGGGTCGTTGCAATGGCTTCCCTTTTTGTATGGAAATTCTACCGGTACAGAAAAAATAGGGCTACATTTCAGGTCATGCATTATTGCTTGCCAGTGGCCAAAGGGGCTGCAGAGACTCTCAAGCTTAACATGGCTCTCGTCCTCCTACCAGTCTGTCGAAACACGCTGACATGGCTTCGGTCCACAAGAGCCAGGTCCTTCATCCCATTTGATGACAACATTAATTTCCACAAG ATTATTGCATTTGCTATAGCAATTGGAATAACCATTCACGCCGGGAACCATTTGGCGTGCGACTTTCCTCGCCTGGTAAACTCTTCGCCGGAAAAATTTGCACCACTATCCTCGGATTTCCATGACAAAAAGCCCACCTATGAATTCCTACTCACCGGAACTGAAGGCGCGACTGGAATTTTGATGGTGATTTTAATAGCtatctccttcacactagcagCTCATAGATTTCGGAGGAACATGGTGAGACTTCCTGCGCCCTTCAACAAGTTGACTGGGTTTAATGCATTCTGGTATTCTCACCATCTGCTAGGTCTTGTATACATTTTGCTAATCATCCATGGAAGCTGCTTGTATTTAGCCCACAACTGGTACGAGAAAACG ACATGGATGTACATCTGTGTTCCGTTGTTGCTCTATGTAGCGGAGCGCAGTCTGAGAACATGTAGATCGAAGCATTATTCAGTTAAGATGTTAAAG GTTTCGGTCCTCCCCGGAAATGTGATTAGCTTaatcatgtccaaaccacctggATTTAAGTACAAAAGTGGGCAGTACATATTTCTTCAATGCCCTACAATCTCCCCATTTGAATG GCATCCATTTTCCATTACCTCCGCACCAGGAGACGAGTACCTCAGCGTTCACATCCGAACAGTAGGAGACTGGACTCGAGAATTGAAACGAGCCATAGCGGAGGAAGATGATTCATCTGTAGTTCATCCAGCAAGATTTGCTCAGATGCGAAATATCGATCAGAGAGG CCAACCCAGATTGTTTGTTGACGGTCCATATGGGGCGCCAGCGCAGGACTACCAGCACTACGATGTCTTGCTCCTCGTGGGGCTTGGGATTGGAGCTACCCCTTTTATAAGCATTCTTCGAGATCTTCTTGACAGAGCAAGAACAGCAGAAGAACAAATG TGCATTGATCATGAACTAGGATTCAAATACAGAAACTAG